One Kineosporia sp. NBRC 101731 DNA segment encodes these proteins:
- a CDS encoding ATPase, T2SS/T4P/T4SS family: MAIDQRVVRRLREEVADLLAQQRREDALTGAPVMSAEDERQYARAVIGRVLDLHARSELSLGRTPPEADEETELAEGIHAALFGVGRLQPLLDDPLVENIDINGCDQVFVGYADGRELPMPAVAESDDELIELVQLLGAYSGLASRSFDAANPQLDLRLPDGSRLSAVMGVTPRPAISIRRSRLSRVTLDQLVKNESVTPELASFLSAAVLARKNIMIAGATNAGKTTLLRALAHEIPPYERLITVERSLELGLGEFPDLHPNVVPMEERLPNSEGAGSIGMADLVRRSLRMNPSRVIVGEVLGDEIVTMLNAMSQGNDGSLSTIHSNSAIEVFNRICTYAIQSAERLPTEATMMLIAGAIDFVVFVERRNDYAEGGKLRRIITSVREVNGVDGRVLSSEVFEPGDDGRAVPAAPISCIDELILNGYDPAVAAGWTS, translated from the coding sequence ATGGCCATCGACCAGCGCGTGGTGCGGCGGTTGCGGGAAGAGGTCGCCGACCTCCTCGCCCAGCAGCGACGCGAGGACGCCCTGACCGGTGCCCCGGTGATGAGCGCGGAGGACGAGCGGCAGTACGCCCGCGCGGTGATCGGCCGGGTGCTGGATCTGCACGCCCGATCGGAACTCTCGCTGGGACGTACGCCGCCGGAGGCCGACGAGGAGACCGAGCTCGCCGAGGGGATTCACGCGGCGCTGTTCGGGGTCGGCCGGTTGCAGCCGCTGCTCGACGACCCACTCGTGGAGAACATCGACATCAACGGCTGCGACCAGGTTTTCGTGGGGTACGCGGACGGCCGGGAGCTGCCGATGCCGGCGGTGGCCGAGTCGGACGACGAGCTGATCGAGCTGGTGCAGTTGCTCGGCGCCTATTCCGGACTGGCGAGCCGGTCGTTCGACGCGGCCAACCCGCAGCTGGACCTGCGGCTGCCGGACGGGTCCCGGTTGTCGGCGGTGATGGGAGTGACTCCCCGGCCGGCCATCTCGATCCGTCGTTCACGGCTGAGCCGGGTCACGCTCGACCAGCTGGTGAAGAACGAGTCGGTGACGCCGGAGCTGGCGTCGTTCCTCTCGGCGGCGGTACTGGCCCGCAAGAACATCATGATCGCGGGGGCCACGAACGCCGGCAAGACCACACTGCTGCGGGCCCTGGCCCACGAGATCCCGCCGTACGAGCGGCTGATCACGGTGGAGCGGTCGCTGGAGCTGGGGCTGGGCGAGTTTCCCGACCTGCACCCGAACGTGGTGCCGATGGAGGAACGGCTCCCGAATTCCGAGGGGGCGGGCTCGATCGGGATGGCCGACCTGGTGCGCCGATCGCTGCGCATGAACCCGAGCCGGGTGATCGTCGGTGAGGTGCTCGGCGACGAGATCGTCACGATGCTCAATGCGATGAGCCAGGGCAACGACGGCTCACTGTCGACGATCCACTCCAACTCGGCGATCGAGGTGTTCAACCGGATCTGCACGTACGCGATCCAGTCGGCGGAACGGCTGCCGACCGAGGCCACGATGATGCTCATCGCCGGGGCCATCGACTTCGTGGTGTTCGTCGAGCGCCGCAACGACTACGCCGAGGGCGGCAAGCTGCGCCGCATCATCACCAGTGTGCGTGAGGTCAACGGCGTGGACGGCCGGGTGCTCTCGAGCGAGGTGTTCGAGCCGGGCGACGACGGCCGGGCGGTACCGGCGGCGCCGATCTCCTGTATCGACGAGCTGATCCTGAACGGTTACGACCCGGCCGTGGCGGCGGGGTGGACCTCATGA